Proteins from a genomic interval of Quercus lobata isolate SW786 chromosome 11, ValleyOak3.0 Primary Assembly, whole genome shotgun sequence:
- the LOC115969049 gene encoding auxin-responsive protein SAUR76 codes for MAKGGKLTKLKSVLKKWNSFSNKQSRHNVSSIACDDDSSCSRDLHPVYVGKSRRRYLVTSDVIDHPLFRELVERSGDSDDDTINVSCEVVLFEHLLWMLDNADPQPESLDELVEFYAC; via the coding sequence atggccaaagGAGGCAAGCTGACCAAGCTGAAGTCAGTTCTAAAGAAATGGAACTCATTCAGCAACAAACAAAGCCGTCACAACGTGAGCTCCATTGCTTGTGACGATGACTCCTCTTGTAGCAGAGACCTCCACCCCGTCTATGTCGGCAAGTCAAGGCGGCGCTACCTTGTCACCTCCGATGTCATTGACCACCCTCTCTTCAGAGAGCTAGTGGAGAGGTCCGGCGACTCTGATGACGACACAATCAATGTCTCATGTGAGGTCGTTTTGTTCGAGCACTTGCTTTGGATGCTTGACAATGCTGATCCACAGCCAGAGTCTTTGGATGAGCTCGTTGAGTTCTACGCCTGCTGA
- the LOC115966260 gene encoding uncharacterized protein LOC115966260 isoform X1: MTLAAASTNSLILFSKRHFQVREFRVFRRRRLKQTTRSSLRCAQFEFEDLFQSLVSRFPSVNSLEFIAPALGFAGGFALHRHSKDRLRHRGDSDVGEWILFTSPMPFSRFVFLRCPSVSFAGGEDANERLVKEDRHFVRLNKGRIVVSNEIESCSLELELQRVCVSTEDGGVVSLDWPANLDLEKEHGLDTTLLLIPGSPQGSLDKNVRSFVAESLNRGCFPVVMNPRGCAGSPLTTARLFTAADSDDISTAIQFINKARPWTTLMAVGWEYGANMLTKYLAEAGENTPLTAATCIDNPFDLEEATRSSPYHMVIDQKLTGGLIDILRSNKELFQGKAKGFDVEKALLAKSVRDFEKAISMVSYGFEVLEDFYSKSSTRDVVGNVKIPVLFIQNDDGTVPLFSIPRGLIAENPFTSLLLCSCMPSTVVASGTSVISWCQQLTIEWLTAVELGFLKGRHPLLKDVDVTINPSKGLALVESRSSDKNDEVDKLSDLTQPNALNGYSVDPIKGMLEDGDTVASSCLSSRRDSQENLEAEDAGLQEIENGALQQISSVDSELIKEEEVSSVDGERGQGLQTAQAVMNMLDITMPGTLTEERKQKVLTAVDQGETLVKALQDAVPEDVREKLTTAVTGILHTQGTNLNFNGLLDVSTGLKAKIQEKVGISGGEGLNTDHLSSDQIKRADELTDSLNDTQPGVDKPTGDLESDPSQLTRGDGVDISSSVKDTSESGNNDEYDESSKEKSATYLDNGEIGSVTDIKPTINEKKDQDGGIAQIEEKEENNNRETGDSSTDQGKVASSGITEEVTPGTSSDTQPGVDKPTGDLESDLSQLTRGDGVERSGSVEDTSESGNNDEYDESSKEKSATYLDNGEIGSETDVKPTINEKNDQDGGIAQIEEKEENNNQETGDSSTDQGKVASSSITEEVTPGTSSDADAMGNEGNDNLKRDNKSVQPVQDQTNSIMSDPSPSTFSVSQAFDTLTGMDDSTQVAVNSVFGVLENMITQLEEGSDDENGDKDRNDIKEKKTDSGSDQHSIIDDHKLDEEEKNENTQSIRSDNLDAPFVYNHHENSIHSQHDTRTGRVEEETTQNLNSSNGKSMDRSQGSKTNIHVAQYKNEKKDQLVGSKLLADNPDKIRHVNSIPLHITAYPYGTSLYTEYLRKYLLSKKHTKSLDVDATTSLLLDYFPEEGQWKLLEQPGNIGISTSDIATHYGVESQLEARSCAKAKDTNNFIEPSYVIFDTEKQPEPVAEYETMDHMNGKVEISDDRLEELMHFVKNIVINSLKVEVGRRLSAADMKEIILARELELVANAVSLAVGHDKEHIQLVEGKRSIQCTSEKLGTLQGELIIRAISSAVKDTSYLRKVLPIGVIIGSSLAALRKSFNVATVHDNRKREVLTTHVQAKKSGEKTHGKVSVVETDRMPFNKSGHSTNFDTSVTREGGKDKNSSNNTVMVGAVTAALGASALLVKQQDFYKGNENSGTLSKSSNVKGNHQREPDKLEEAVSENDQNNIVTSLAEKAMSVAGPVVPMKEDGGVDQERLVALLADLGQKGGLLKLFGKLALLWGGIRGAVSLTNRLLLFLRLGERPLFQRILGFVGMVLVLWSPVVIPLLPTLMQSWMTNTPSRIAELVCVIGLYTATTILVMLWGRRIRGYEDALQQYGLDLTSSQKIQNFLKGLIGGVMLVLSIHTANALIGCVSLSWPPTPSHLDAMTHFKVYGRVLMLAGQGIVTATGVAIVEELVFRSWLPKEIEVDLGYHQGIIISGLAFALFQRSPQVIPGLWLLSLGLAGAYQRSGGSLSIPIGLRAGIMASSFVLQKGGFLTYKSNFPLWVTGAHPFQPFSGVVGFAFALAMATVLYPTQPPRNKKLQRTLRE, encoded by the exons ATGACTCTCGCTGCTGCCTCAACAAATTCCCTCATCCTCTTTTCCAAACGACACTTCCAAGTGCGCGAGTTCCGCGTTTTCCGACGCCGAAGGCTCAAGCAAACGACACGTAGTTCGCTCCGTTGTGCCCAGTTCGAGTTCGAAGACCTCTTCCAATCCCTAGTTTCTCGGTTCCCTTCCGTCAATTCCTTGGAATTCATCGCTCCGGCGCTCGGTTTCGCCGGCGGTTTCGCTCTCCACCGCCACTCCAAGGATCGGCTGAGACATCGAGGCGATTCCGATGTCGGGGAGTGGATTCTCTTCACCAGTCCGATGCCGTTTAGCCGGTTCGTGTTCCTGCGGTGCCCTTCGGTGTCGTTCGCTGGAGGCGAGGATGCGAACGAGAGGCTGGTGAAGGAGGACAGGCATTTCGTGAGGTTGAACAAAGGAAGAATTGTAGTGAGCAATGAAATTGAGAGTTGTAGTTTGGAATTGGAGTTACAGAGAGTTTGTGTGAGTACGGAGGATGGAGGAGTGGTTTCGTTGGATTGGCCGGCGAATTTGGACTTGGAGAAAGAGCATGGATTGGACACCACGTTGTTGCTGATCCCTGGTTCGCCTCAGGGTAGCTTGGACAAGAATGTGAGGTCCTTTGTTGCTGAATCTCTCAACCGCGGTTGTTTTCCGGTCGTCATGAACCCGAGGGGTTGTGCCGGTTCACCTCTCACCACGGCACG GTTATTTACGGCTGCTGACAGCGATGATATCTCCACAGCTATACAGTTCATTAATAAGGCAAGGCCATGGACAACATTGATGGCTGTTGGTTGGGAATATGGTGCAAACATGTTGACAAAGTACTTGGCAGAAGCTGGAGAGAATACACCGCTTACAGCTGCCACATGCATAGACAATCCATTTGACTTAGAAGAGGCTACAAGGTCCTCTCCTTATCACATGGTCATTGATCAGAAGCTCACTGGTGGACTGATAGATATTCTAAGATCTAATAAG GAACTATTTCAAGGCAAAGCAAAAGGGTTTGACGTGGAGAAGGCTTTATTGGCAAAGTCTGTTCGTGATTTTGAAAAAGCAATATCTATGGTATCTTATGGTTTTGAGGTACTAGAAGACTTTTATTCAAAGTCTAGCACAAGAGACGTGGTTGGGAATGTGAAGATTCCTGTTCTCTTTATACAG AATGATGATGGGACGGTGCCACTATTCTCTATCCCACGCGGCTTGATAGCAGAAAATCCATTTACAAGCCTGCTCTTGTGTTCTTGTATGCCCTCTACTGTTGTTGCAAGTGGCACATCTGTCATATCCTGGTGCCAGCAACTTACGATTGAG TGGCTGACAGCAGTGGAGCTGGGATTTCTGAAGGGCCGCCATCCTCTCCTAAAAGATGTGGACGTTACCATCAACCCTTCAAAAGGCTTAGCTCTTGTGGAAAGCAGATCATCTGATAAGAATGATGAGGTTGATAAGCTCTCAGATCTTACTCAGCCAAATGCTTTGAATGGATACTCTGTGGATCCTATAAAGGGTATGCTTGAAGATGGCGACACTGTTGCTAGTTCATGCTTAAGTTCCAGACGAGATTCCCAAGAAAATTTGGAAGCTGAAGATGCAGGCCTGCAAGAAATAGAAAATGGTGCTTTGCAGCAGATTAGCTCTGTTGATTCAGAATTGATCAAAGAGGAGGAAGTCAGCTCAGTAGATGGTGAAAGAGGTCAAGGGCTACAGACAGCACAAGCGGTTATGAATATGCTTGATATAACCATGCCTGGTACTCTAacagaagaaagaaaacagaag GTCTTGACTGCTGTGGATCAAGGAGAAACACTTGTGAAAGCTTTGCAAGATGCTGTGCCAGAAGATGTTCGTGAAAAGCTTACAACTGCTGTAACTGGAATTTTGCATACCCAAGGCacaaacttaaattttaatggaCTTCTTGATGTTTCAACAGGATTGAAGGCCAAGATCCAAGAAAAAGTTGGAATATCAGGTGGAGAAGGTTTAAACACTGACCATCTTTCTTCAGACCAGATAAAAAGGGCTGATGAACTCACAGATAGCTTGAATGACACTCAACCTGGCGTAGACAAACCTACTGGGGATCTAGAATCAGATCCATCTCAATTGACAAGGGGTGATGGAGTTGATATATCTAGTTCAGTCAAGGACACCAGTGAGTCAGGAAATAATGATGAATATGATGAGTCCTCTAAAGAAAAATCTGCTACATATCTTGACAATGGTGAGATTGGATCAGTAACAGATATTAAGCCTACaattaatgagaaaaaagaCCAGGATGGTGGAATAGCTCAAATAGAGGAAAAAGAGGAGAATAATAACCGGGAAACTGGAGATTCTTCAACTGACCAAGGCAAGGTGGCATCATCCGGTATAACAGAAGAAGTAACTCCTGGGACCTCCTCTGACACTCAACCTGGCGTAGACAAACCTACTGGGGATCTAGAATCAGATCTATCTCAATTGACAAGGGGTGATGGAGTTGAAAGATCTGGTTCAGTCGAGGACACCAGTGAGTCAGGAAATAACGATGAATATGATGAGTCCTCTAAAGAAAAATCTGCTACATATCTTGACAATGGTGAGATTGGATCAGAAACAGATGTTAAGCCTACaattaatgagaaaaatgaCCAGGATGGTGGAATAGCTCAAATAGAGGAAAAAGAGGAGAATAATAACCAGGAAACTGGAGATTCTTCAACTGACCAAGGCAAGGTGGCATCATCCAGTATAACAGAAGAAGTAACTCCTGGGACCTCCTCTGATGCTGATGCAATGGGAAATGAAGGTAACGATAATCTGAAGAGAGATAACAAAAGTGTGCAGCCTGTTCAGGATCAAACTAATTCTATTATGTCTGATCCTAGTCCCTCCACCTTCAGTGTATCCCAAGCATTTGATACTCTAACAGGGATGGATGATTCCACCCAAGTGGCTGTGAACAGTGTTTTTGGTGTACTAGAAAATATGATAACTCAATTGGAGGAGGGTTCAGATGATGAAAATGGAGACAAGGACAGGAATGACATTAAGGAGAAGAAAACTGATTCTGGTTCCGACCAACATAGCATCATTGATGACCACAAATTggatgaggaagaaaaaaacGAAAATACACAAAGCATTCGGTCTGATAATTTAGATGCTCCTTTTGTATATAATCACCATGAGAATAGCATTCATTCACAGCATGATACAAGAACTGGAAGGGTAGAGGAGGAAACCACACAAAACCTCAATTCCTCTAATGGGAAAAGTATGGATAGGTCTCAGGGTAGTAAGACTAACATCCATGTTGCTCagtacaaaaatgaaaagaaggatCAATTAGTTGGTAGCAAACTTCTTGCTGATAATCCAGATAAGATTAGACATGTAAATAGTATTCCACTGCACATAACTGCATATCCATATGGGACCTCTTTATACACTGAATATTTACGTAAATATCTTCTTTCAAAGAAGCATACCAAATCACTTGATGTAGATGCAACAACTTCTCTATTGCTTGACTATTTTCCAGAAGAGGGTCAATGGAAGCTGTTGGAGCAACCAGGAAATATTGGAATCTCTACCAGTGATATTGCAACTCATTATGGTGTTGAGAGTCAACTTGAGGCCCGCTCCTGTGCAAAAGCAAAGGACACAAACAACTTTATTGAACCATCATATGTAATATTTGATACGGAAAAGCAACCAGAACCAGTTGCAGAATATGAAACAATGGACCACATGAATGGGAAAGTTGAAATTAGTGATGATAGATTAGAGGAATTGATGCactttgtgaaaaatattgttataaattCTTTGAAGGTTGAAGTTGGCCGTAGGCTAAGTGCAGCTGACATGAAGGAAATAATTCTTGCTAGAGAATTGGAACTTGTGGCAAATGCTGTGTCGTTGGCAGTTGGACATGACAAAGAGCATATTCAGCTTGTGGAAGGTAAACGCAGTATTCAATGTACTTCAGAAAAACTTGGTACTCTCCAGGGAGAGCTTATCATTAGGGCCATTTCATCTGCCGTTAAGGACACAAGTTACTTGAGAAAAGTACTCCCAATTGGTGTTATTATAGGATCTAGCTTAGCTGCCTTGAGGAAATCTTTCAATGTAGCTACAGTGCACGATAATAGAAAGAGAGAAGTTCTGACCACACATGTTCAAGCCAAAAAATCCGGGGAAAAAACTCATGGTAAGGTCAGTGTGGTAGAGACTGATCGAATGCCTTTCAATAAGTCTGGTCATAGTACTAATTTTGACACTTCAGTAACCAGAGAAGGgggaaaagataaaaattctagCAACAATACTGTCATGGTTGGTGCTGTTACAGCTGCCCTAGGGGCGTCTGCTTTATTGGTGAAGCAGCAG GATTTTTACAAAGGCAATGAAAATTCTGGAACTTTATCAAAGTCCTCCAATGTCAAAGGTAATCATCAGAGGGAGCCTGACAAGCTTGAGGAGGCAGTAtctgaaaatgaccaaaataacatAGTCACAAGCCTTGCTGAGAAAGCCATGTCAGTTGCTGGTCCTGTGGTACCTATGAAAGAAGATGGTGGAGTGGATCAAGAAAG GCTGGTTGCATTGTTGGCAGATTTGGGTCAAAAAGGTGGCTTGTTGAAGCTATTTGGCAAACTGGCGTTGTTATGGGGTGGTATACGTGGTGCAGTGAGTTTGACTAATAGGCTTCTTTTGTTTCTTCGTCTAGGTGAACGTCCCTTATTCCAGAG GATTCTTGGGTTTGTTGGCATGGTGCTTGTTTTATGGTCACCGGTAGTCATTCCGTTGCTCCCTACACTAATGCAGAGCTGGATGACAAATACTCCCTCTAGAATAGCTGAGCTTGTTTGCGTTATTGGCCTCTACACTGCTACAACAATACTAGTTATGTTATGGGGCAGAAGAATTCGTGGGTATGAGGATGCACTTCAGCAATACGGGTTGGATTTGACATCATCGCAAAAG atacaaaattttttgaagggCTTGATTGGTGGAGTCATGCTTGTCTTATCAATACATACTGCAAATGCACTAATTGGTTGTGTGTCTCTCTCTTGGCCTCCTACTCCATCTCATTTGGATGCCATGACACATTTCAAAGTATATGGGCGGGTGCTTATGCTGGCTGGTCAAGGAATTGTAACAGCAACTGGTGTTGCAATTGTGGAAGAATTGGTTTTCAGGTCATGGTTGCCTAAAGAAATTGAAGTGGATCTTGGATATCATCAAGGAATTATAATCTCGGGGCTTGCATTTGCCTTATTCCAGAG GTCTCCACAGGTTATACCCGGGCTATGGCTTTTATCTTTGGGTTTGGCAGGTGCTTATCAAAGAAGCGGAGGCAGTCTCTCCATTCCAATTGGGTTACGTGCAGGAATAATGGCTTCAAGTTTTGTTTTACAAAAGGGTGGCTTTTTAACCTACAAGTCTAACTTTCCTCTTTGGGTAACTGGGGCTCACCCATTCCAACCATTTAGTGGCGTGGTTGGTTTTGCATTTGCTCTAGCAATGGCAACAGTTCTCTATCCAACACAGCCTCCACGAAATAAGAAATTGCAGAGGACCCTTCGGGAATGA
- the LOC115966260 gene encoding uncharacterized protein LOC115966260 isoform X2, whose amino-acid sequence MAVGWEYGANMLTKYLAEAGENTPLTAATCIDNPFDLEEATRSSPYHMVIDQKLTGGLIDILRSNKELFQGKAKGFDVEKALLAKSVRDFEKAISMVSYGFEVLEDFYSKSSTRDVVGNVKIPVLFIQNDDGTVPLFSIPRGLIAENPFTSLLLCSCMPSTVVASGTSVISWCQQLTIEWLTAVELGFLKGRHPLLKDVDVTINPSKGLALVESRSSDKNDEVDKLSDLTQPNALNGYSVDPIKGMLEDGDTVASSCLSSRRDSQENLEAEDAGLQEIENGALQQISSVDSELIKEEEVSSVDGERGQGLQTAQAVMNMLDITMPGTLTEERKQKVLTAVDQGETLVKALQDAVPEDVREKLTTAVTGILHTQGTNLNFNGLLDVSTGLKAKIQEKVGISGGEGLNTDHLSSDQIKRADELTDSLNDTQPGVDKPTGDLESDPSQLTRGDGVDISSSVKDTSESGNNDEYDESSKEKSATYLDNGEIGSVTDIKPTINEKKDQDGGIAQIEEKEENNNRETGDSSTDQGKVASSGITEEVTPGTSSDTQPGVDKPTGDLESDLSQLTRGDGVERSGSVEDTSESGNNDEYDESSKEKSATYLDNGEIGSETDVKPTINEKNDQDGGIAQIEEKEENNNQETGDSSTDQGKVASSSITEEVTPGTSSDADAMGNEGNDNLKRDNKSVQPVQDQTNSIMSDPSPSTFSVSQAFDTLTGMDDSTQVAVNSVFGVLENMITQLEEGSDDENGDKDRNDIKEKKTDSGSDQHSIIDDHKLDEEEKNENTQSIRSDNLDAPFVYNHHENSIHSQHDTRTGRVEEETTQNLNSSNGKSMDRSQGSKTNIHVAQYKNEKKDQLVGSKLLADNPDKIRHVNSIPLHITAYPYGTSLYTEYLRKYLLSKKHTKSLDVDATTSLLLDYFPEEGQWKLLEQPGNIGISTSDIATHYGVESQLEARSCAKAKDTNNFIEPSYVIFDTEKQPEPVAEYETMDHMNGKVEISDDRLEELMHFVKNIVINSLKVEVGRRLSAADMKEIILARELELVANAVSLAVGHDKEHIQLVEGKRSIQCTSEKLGTLQGELIIRAISSAVKDTSYLRKVLPIGVIIGSSLAALRKSFNVATVHDNRKREVLTTHVQAKKSGEKTHGKVSVVETDRMPFNKSGHSTNFDTSVTREGGKDKNSSNNTVMVGAVTAALGASALLVKQQDFYKGNENSGTLSKSSNVKGNHQREPDKLEEAVSENDQNNIVTSLAEKAMSVAGPVVPMKEDGGVDQERLVALLADLGQKGGLLKLFGKLALLWGGIRGAVSLTNRLLLFLRLGERPLFQRILGFVGMVLVLWSPVVIPLLPTLMQSWMTNTPSRIAELVCVIGLYTATTILVMLWGRRIRGYEDALQQYGLDLTSSQKIQNFLKGLIGGVMLVLSIHTANALIGCVSLSWPPTPSHLDAMTHFKVYGRVLMLAGQGIVTATGVAIVEELVFRSWLPKEIEVDLGYHQGIIISGLAFALFQRSPQVIPGLWLLSLGLAGAYQRSGGSLSIPIGLRAGIMASSFVLQKGGFLTYKSNFPLWVTGAHPFQPFSGVVGFAFALAMATVLYPTQPPRNKKLQRTLRE is encoded by the exons ATGGCTGTTGGTTGGGAATATGGTGCAAACATGTTGACAAAGTACTTGGCAGAAGCTGGAGAGAATACACCGCTTACAGCTGCCACATGCATAGACAATCCATTTGACTTAGAAGAGGCTACAAGGTCCTCTCCTTATCACATGGTCATTGATCAGAAGCTCACTGGTGGACTGATAGATATTCTAAGATCTAATAAG GAACTATTTCAAGGCAAAGCAAAAGGGTTTGACGTGGAGAAGGCTTTATTGGCAAAGTCTGTTCGTGATTTTGAAAAAGCAATATCTATGGTATCTTATGGTTTTGAGGTACTAGAAGACTTTTATTCAAAGTCTAGCACAAGAGACGTGGTTGGGAATGTGAAGATTCCTGTTCTCTTTATACAG AATGATGATGGGACGGTGCCACTATTCTCTATCCCACGCGGCTTGATAGCAGAAAATCCATTTACAAGCCTGCTCTTGTGTTCTTGTATGCCCTCTACTGTTGTTGCAAGTGGCACATCTGTCATATCCTGGTGCCAGCAACTTACGATTGAG TGGCTGACAGCAGTGGAGCTGGGATTTCTGAAGGGCCGCCATCCTCTCCTAAAAGATGTGGACGTTACCATCAACCCTTCAAAAGGCTTAGCTCTTGTGGAAAGCAGATCATCTGATAAGAATGATGAGGTTGATAAGCTCTCAGATCTTACTCAGCCAAATGCTTTGAATGGATACTCTGTGGATCCTATAAAGGGTATGCTTGAAGATGGCGACACTGTTGCTAGTTCATGCTTAAGTTCCAGACGAGATTCCCAAGAAAATTTGGAAGCTGAAGATGCAGGCCTGCAAGAAATAGAAAATGGTGCTTTGCAGCAGATTAGCTCTGTTGATTCAGAATTGATCAAAGAGGAGGAAGTCAGCTCAGTAGATGGTGAAAGAGGTCAAGGGCTACAGACAGCACAAGCGGTTATGAATATGCTTGATATAACCATGCCTGGTACTCTAacagaagaaagaaaacagaag GTCTTGACTGCTGTGGATCAAGGAGAAACACTTGTGAAAGCTTTGCAAGATGCTGTGCCAGAAGATGTTCGTGAAAAGCTTACAACTGCTGTAACTGGAATTTTGCATACCCAAGGCacaaacttaaattttaatggaCTTCTTGATGTTTCAACAGGATTGAAGGCCAAGATCCAAGAAAAAGTTGGAATATCAGGTGGAGAAGGTTTAAACACTGACCATCTTTCTTCAGACCAGATAAAAAGGGCTGATGAACTCACAGATAGCTTGAATGACACTCAACCTGGCGTAGACAAACCTACTGGGGATCTAGAATCAGATCCATCTCAATTGACAAGGGGTGATGGAGTTGATATATCTAGTTCAGTCAAGGACACCAGTGAGTCAGGAAATAATGATGAATATGATGAGTCCTCTAAAGAAAAATCTGCTACATATCTTGACAATGGTGAGATTGGATCAGTAACAGATATTAAGCCTACaattaatgagaaaaaagaCCAGGATGGTGGAATAGCTCAAATAGAGGAAAAAGAGGAGAATAATAACCGGGAAACTGGAGATTCTTCAACTGACCAAGGCAAGGTGGCATCATCCGGTATAACAGAAGAAGTAACTCCTGGGACCTCCTCTGACACTCAACCTGGCGTAGACAAACCTACTGGGGATCTAGAATCAGATCTATCTCAATTGACAAGGGGTGATGGAGTTGAAAGATCTGGTTCAGTCGAGGACACCAGTGAGTCAGGAAATAACGATGAATATGATGAGTCCTCTAAAGAAAAATCTGCTACATATCTTGACAATGGTGAGATTGGATCAGAAACAGATGTTAAGCCTACaattaatgagaaaaatgaCCAGGATGGTGGAATAGCTCAAATAGAGGAAAAAGAGGAGAATAATAACCAGGAAACTGGAGATTCTTCAACTGACCAAGGCAAGGTGGCATCATCCAGTATAACAGAAGAAGTAACTCCTGGGACCTCCTCTGATGCTGATGCAATGGGAAATGAAGGTAACGATAATCTGAAGAGAGATAACAAAAGTGTGCAGCCTGTTCAGGATCAAACTAATTCTATTATGTCTGATCCTAGTCCCTCCACCTTCAGTGTATCCCAAGCATTTGATACTCTAACAGGGATGGATGATTCCACCCAAGTGGCTGTGAACAGTGTTTTTGGTGTACTAGAAAATATGATAACTCAATTGGAGGAGGGTTCAGATGATGAAAATGGAGACAAGGACAGGAATGACATTAAGGAGAAGAAAACTGATTCTGGTTCCGACCAACATAGCATCATTGATGACCACAAATTggatgaggaagaaaaaaacGAAAATACACAAAGCATTCGGTCTGATAATTTAGATGCTCCTTTTGTATATAATCACCATGAGAATAGCATTCATTCACAGCATGATACAAGAACTGGAAGGGTAGAGGAGGAAACCACACAAAACCTCAATTCCTCTAATGGGAAAAGTATGGATAGGTCTCAGGGTAGTAAGACTAACATCCATGTTGCTCagtacaaaaatgaaaagaaggatCAATTAGTTGGTAGCAAACTTCTTGCTGATAATCCAGATAAGATTAGACATGTAAATAGTATTCCACTGCACATAACTGCATATCCATATGGGACCTCTTTATACACTGAATATTTACGTAAATATCTTCTTTCAAAGAAGCATACCAAATCACTTGATGTAGATGCAACAACTTCTCTATTGCTTGACTATTTTCCAGAAGAGGGTCAATGGAAGCTGTTGGAGCAACCAGGAAATATTGGAATCTCTACCAGTGATATTGCAACTCATTATGGTGTTGAGAGTCAACTTGAGGCCCGCTCCTGTGCAAAAGCAAAGGACACAAACAACTTTATTGAACCATCATATGTAATATTTGATACGGAAAAGCAACCAGAACCAGTTGCAGAATATGAAACAATGGACCACATGAATGGGAAAGTTGAAATTAGTGATGATAGATTAGAGGAATTGATGCactttgtgaaaaatattgttataaattCTTTGAAGGTTGAAGTTGGCCGTAGGCTAAGTGCAGCTGACATGAAGGAAATAATTCTTGCTAGAGAATTGGAACTTGTGGCAAATGCTGTGTCGTTGGCAGTTGGACATGACAAAGAGCATATTCAGCTTGTGGAAGGTAAACGCAGTATTCAATGTACTTCAGAAAAACTTGGTACTCTCCAGGGAGAGCTTATCATTAGGGCCATTTCATCTGCCGTTAAGGACACAAGTTACTTGAGAAAAGTACTCCCAATTGGTGTTATTATAGGATCTAGCTTAGCTGCCTTGAGGAAATCTTTCAATGTAGCTACAGTGCACGATAATAGAAAGAGAGAAGTTCTGACCACACATGTTCAAGCCAAAAAATCCGGGGAAAAAACTCATGGTAAGGTCAGTGTGGTAGAGACTGATCGAATGCCTTTCAATAAGTCTGGTCATAGTACTAATTTTGACACTTCAGTAACCAGAGAAGGgggaaaagataaaaattctagCAACAATACTGTCATGGTTGGTGCTGTTACAGCTGCCCTAGGGGCGTCTGCTTTATTGGTGAAGCAGCAG GATTTTTACAAAGGCAATGAAAATTCTGGAACTTTATCAAAGTCCTCCAATGTCAAAGGTAATCATCAGAGGGAGCCTGACAAGCTTGAGGAGGCAGTAtctgaaaatgaccaaaataacatAGTCACAAGCCTTGCTGAGAAAGCCATGTCAGTTGCTGGTCCTGTGGTACCTATGAAAGAAGATGGTGGAGTGGATCAAGAAAG GCTGGTTGCATTGTTGGCAGATTTGGGTCAAAAAGGTGGCTTGTTGAAGCTATTTGGCAAACTGGCGTTGTTATGGGGTGGTATACGTGGTGCAGTGAGTTTGACTAATAGGCTTCTTTTGTTTCTTCGTCTAGGTGAACGTCCCTTATTCCAGAG GATTCTTGGGTTTGTTGGCATGGTGCTTGTTTTATGGTCACCGGTAGTCATTCCGTTGCTCCCTACACTAATGCAGAGCTGGATGACAAATACTCCCTCTAGAATAGCTGAGCTTGTTTGCGTTATTGGCCTCTACACTGCTACAACAATACTAGTTATGTTATGGGGCAGAAGAATTCGTGGGTATGAGGATGCACTTCAGCAATACGGGTTGGATTTGACATCATCGCAAAAG atacaaaattttttgaagggCTTGATTGGTGGAGTCATGCTTGTCTTATCAATACATACTGCAAATGCACTAATTGGTTGTGTGTCTCTCTCTTGGCCTCCTACTCCATCTCATTTGGATGCCATGACACATTTCAAAGTATATGGGCGGGTGCTTATGCTGGCTGGTCAAGGAATTGTAACAGCAACTGGTGTTGCAATTGTGGAAGAATTGGTTTTCAGGTCATGGTTGCCTAAAGAAATTGAAGTGGATCTTGGATATCATCAAGGAATTATAATCTCGGGGCTTGCATTTGCCTTATTCCAGAG GTCTCCACAGGTTATACCCGGGCTATGGCTTTTATCTTTGGGTTTGGCAGGTGCTTATCAAAGAAGCGGAGGCAGTCTCTCCATTCCAATTGGGTTACGTGCAGGAATAATGGCTTCAAGTTTTGTTTTACAAAAGGGTGGCTTTTTAACCTACAAGTCTAACTTTCCTCTTTGGGTAACTGGGGCTCACCCATTCCAACCATTTAGTGGCGTGGTTGGTTTTGCATTTGCTCTAGCAATGGCAACAGTTCTCTATCCAACACAGCCTCCACGAAATAAGAAATTGCAGAGGACCCTTCGGGAATGA